A region of Vitis riparia cultivar Riparia Gloire de Montpellier isolate 1030 chromosome 1, EGFV_Vit.rip_1.0, whole genome shotgun sequence DNA encodes the following proteins:
- the LOC117923986 gene encoding 2-oxoglutarate-Fe(II) type oxidoreductase hxnY-like: MAETLKLAIIDLSSSDSISTAKSIRQACIECGFFYLVNHGVEEELLLRVFDESQKFFSLPLEEKMKLATKHHRGYTPMYAENLDYSSSSRGDSKESFYIGSLEAGRSNLNRWPSEEILPSWRPTMESYHKKLLSVGKKLISLIAQALDLDTDFFEKVGALDDPMPFLRLLHYPGELEFGDEETYGASAHSDYGMVTLLATNGVPGLQVCREKFKQPRIWEDVPHIDGAFIVNIGDMMERWTNCLFRSTVHRVMPTGQERYSLAFFLDPNENCLVECLKSCCSDSSPPRFPPIRSGAYLENRLNLTYSSEVTLKP; this comes from the exons ATGGCGGAGACACTGAAACTGGCTATCATAGACTTGTCATCTTCGGATTCCATCTCCACCGCCAAATCCATACGCCAG GCATGCATAGAATGCGGTTTCTTTTACCTTGTTAATCATGGGGTGGAGGAAGAATTGCTTTTGAGAGTGTTTGATGAGAGCCAAAAATTCTTCTCCCTCCCTCTAGAAGAGAAGATGAAACTGGCTACTAAGCATCACAGAGGTTACACGCCTATGTATGCTGAGAATCTCGATTATTCTTCATCTTCCAGAG GTGACTCCAAAGAGTCTTTCTATATTGGTTCTCTGGAAGCAGGTCGAAGCAATCTGAATAGATGGCCTTCAGAAG AAATTCTACCATCTTGGAGACCTACAATGGAATCTTACCATAAAAAATTACT GTCTGTTGGAAAAAAGCTGATCTCTTTGATAGCCCAGGCATTGGACTTGGATACAGACTTCTTTGAGAAAGTGGGGGCCTTAGATGATCCTATGCCATTTCTTCGCCTATTACACTATCCCG gtgAATTGGAGTTtggtgatgaagaaacatatggtGCGTCAGCCCATTCAGATTATGGAATGGTCACTCTTCTAGCAACCAATGGTGTTCCTGGACTTCAG GTCTGCAGGGAAAAATTTAAGCAACCGCGGATCTGGGAGGATGTCCCTCATATTGATGG GGCCTTCATTGTTAACATTGGGGACATGATGGAAAGGTGGACTAATTGTTTGTTCAG GTCAACCGTGCACAGAGTGATGCCAACAGGACAAGAGCGATATTCT TTGGCTTTCTTCTTGGACCCCAATGAAAACTGTTTAGTAGAGTGCTTGAAAAGTTGCTGCAGTGATTCATCCCCTCCAAG ATTTCCCCCAATCCGCAGTGGGGCTTACCTGGAAAACCGGTTGAATCTAACATATTCCTCTGAAGTGACCTTGAAGCCATAA
- the LOC117921646 gene encoding transcription factor KUA1 gives MTRRCSHCSHNGHNSRTCPNRGVKIFGVRLTDGLIRKSASMGNLSHYAGTSSGHHQNGVSGNNSVSPGETPEHGAAADGYASEGFVPGSSSSRERKKGTPWTEEEHRMFLLGLQKLGKGDWRGISRNYVISRTPTQVASHAQKYFIRQTNVSRRKRRSSLFDIVADESVDTPMVSRDFFSTNPSQAETLSNNPLPVPPALDEECESMDSTNSNDGEPPIPKPDGLQGCPPVIYPTYFSPFFPFSFPFWPGNSSEPTKMETHEVLKPTAVHSKSPINVDELVGMSKLSLGESIGHAGPSSLTLKLLEGSSRQSAFHANPASGSSSMNSSGSPIHAV, from the exons ATGACTCGCCGCTGCTCGCATTGCAGTCACAACGGGCACAATTCCAGGACATGCCCCAACCGCGGGGTCAAGATCTTCGGGGTTCGATTGACTGATGGGTTGATCCGTAAGAGTGCTAGTATGGGCAATCTCAGCCACTACGCCGGGACGAGCTCTGGTCATCATCAGAACGGCGTTTCCGGTAACAATTCGGTCTCTCCCGGAGAGACTCCAGAGCACGGCGCCGCGGCCGATGGATACGCCTCCGAGGGTTTCGTTCCTGGTTCATCATCCAGCCGGGAGCGCAAGAAAG GCACTCCATGGACTGAAGAGGAACACAGAATGTTTCTACTTGGACTGCAGAAGCTTGGAAAAGGGGATTGGCGTGGAATTTCACGTAATTATGTTATATCAAGGACACCTACTCAAGTTGCCAGCCATGCTCAGAAATATTTCATCAGGCAAACCAATGTGTCTAGGAGAAAAAGACGGTCCAGCTTGTTTGATATTGTAGCTGATGAA TCTGTCGACACTCCAATGGTATCACGGGATTTCTTCTCCACCAACCCTTCGCAAGCTGAAACACTAAGCAATAACCCATTGCCTGTTCCTCCGGCTCTGGATGAAGAATGTGAATCAATGGATTCTACCAACTCGAATGATGGAGAACCGCCCATTCCAAAGCCGGATGGCTTACAAGGCTGTCCCCCAGTAATATATCCTACTTATTTCTCACCattcttcccattttcttttccattctgGCCGGGAAACAGTTCAGAGCCAACTAAAATGGAGACTCATGAGGTGCTTAAGCCAACAGCTGTACATTCTAAGAGTCCAATCAATGTTGATGAGCTGGTTGGCATGTCAAAACTGAGTTTAGGAGAATCCATCGGTCATGCTGGTCCCTCCTCTCTCACACTGAAACTACTTGAAGGGTCAAGCAGGCAATCTGCTTTCCATGCTAATCCAGCCTCTGGCAGTTCAAGCATGAACTCGAGCGGCAGTCCAATCCATGCAGTTTGA
- the LOC117921350 gene encoding O-fucosyltransferase 30 codes for MKNLSRNRVWKKKGFYNTTSLLSISLLIFIFIFIFVSYTSHIPNSLLPISRTSQCTPQNLPGQRFLWYAPHSGFSNQVSEFKNAILMAAILNRTLVVPPILDHHAVALGSCPKFRVLGPGEIRLSVWNHVIDLLRSRRYVSMADIIDLSSLVSISVIQAIDFRDFISLWCGVNVDFDCFDESNDQSSLLDSLKQCGSRLSGLDGNVDKCIYALDEDCRTTVWTYQQNDDEVLDSFQPDEQLKKKKKISYIRKRRDVYKTLGPGSKAESATVLAFGSLFTAPYKGSELYIDIDEAPRDQRISSLIQKIEFLPFVPLITSAAKEYAFETIKGPFLCAQLRLLDGQFKNHWKATFLALKNKVDSLKKGPLPISIFVMTDLPEADWHGSYLEDLARDSDSVKLYVLREKDELVIRTAKKLIESGHGMRLGLVPESVDRMSRMKQQCPPQVLPDILLYIEETVCSCASLGFVGTAGSTIAEGIEVMRKFNICPSHSQTAL; via the exons ATGAAGAATCTGAGCAGAAACAGAGTATGGAAGAAGAAAGGGTTTTACAACACAACCTCACTCCTTTCAATCTCCCTCCTCATCTTTATCTTCATCTTCATATTCGTCTCCTACACTTCCCACATCCCCAATTCTCTCCTTCCCATCTCCAGAACCTCCCAATGCACCCCACAAAACCTACCTGGACAAAGGTTCCTCTGGTACGCTCCTCACAGCGGCTTCAGCAACCAGGTCTCCGAATTCAAGAACGCCATTTTGATGGCCGCCATTCTCAATCGAACCCTAGTCGTTCCGCCCATTCTGGATCACCATGCGGTTGCTCTCGGTAGCTGCCCCaagtttagggttttgggtCCCGGAGAGATTAGGCTTTCGGTTTGGAATCACGTCATCGACCTCCTTCGGAGTCGGAG GTATGTCTCCATGGCTGATATCATTGATCTTTCTTCACTGGTGTCCATTTCGGTGATTCAAGCCATAGATTTCAGGGATTTCATATCTTTATGGTGTGGTGTGAATGTTGATTTTGATTGCTTCGATGAATCAAATGACCAGTCATCTTTGCTTGACAGCCTAAAACAATGTGGGTCTCGACTATCAGGACTTGATGGTAATGTAGATAAATGTATATATGCTTTAGATGAAGATTGTCGAACTACTGTTTGGACTTATCAGCAAAATGATGATGAGGTTTTAGATTCTTTCCAACCCGATGAACaactgaagaagaaaaagaaaatttcatatattagaAAGCGTCGAGATGTATATAAGACACTTGGACCTGGTTCCAAAGCTGAATCAGCTACTGTTCTGGCATTTGGAAGCCTTTTCACAGCCCCATACAAAGGGTCGGAGCTATATATCGATATCGATGAAGCTCCTAGAGATCAAAGGATAAGTTCTTTGATTCAAAAGATTGAATTTCTCCCATTTGTCCCCCTAATAACAAGTGCAGCAAAGGAGTATGCTTTTGAGACAATAAAGGGTCCTTTTCTTTGTGCGCAGTTAAGATTGTTGGATGGACAGTTCAAGAACCATTGGAAAGCTACATTTTTGGCATTGAAAAATAAGGTTGATTCTTTAAAGAAGGGTCCTCTCCCTATTAGTATTTTTGTGATGACTGATCTTCCTGAAGCCGACTGGCATGGAAGTTACCTAGAGGATTTGGCAAGAGATTCAGATTCAGTTAAGTTGTATGTTCTGAGAGAAAAAGACGAGTTGGTGATACGAACTGCGAAAAAACTCATTGAGTCTGGGCATGGCATGAGGCTTGGGCTTGTTCCTGAGAGTGTTGACAGAATGAGTAGGATGAAGCAGCAATGCCCTCCTCAGGTATTACCTGATATCCTTTTATACATAGAGGAAACTGTTTGCAGCTGTGCTTCTCTTGGTTTTGTTGGGACTGCCGGATCAACTATTGCGGAGGGTATAGAGGTGATGAGAAAATTCAACATATGTCCAAGTCACAGTCAAACTGCATTGTAA
- the LOC117917927 gene encoding uncharacterized protein LOC117917927, which produces MATAPVKSQPLHNFPLSFLKWGKNQMNNHRCRKPVDASRESPPDGRKNESEPDSDGGSKNESDSENRKLPLGSRTARSRHAVASPSPVEKAQKNQALVEREGGEVDEGEGEESVQKPWNLRPRKAVSKSPIEIGVAPKNGELQEAVPGVPHSENQPKSLRLRGFAESHSSEKKEKRKFWISLSREEIEEDIFVMTGSKPARRPKKRAKNVQKQLDNVFPGLWLVGVTPDSYRLPDAPAKR; this is translated from the exons ATGGCGACAGCGCCGGTGAAGTCACAGCCTCTACACAACTTCCCTTTGTCCTTCTTGAAATGGGGGAAGAACCAGATGAACAATCATCGGTGCAGGAAGCCGGTGGATGCCTCGCGGGAATCGCCACCGGATGGCCGGAAGAATGAGTCCGAGCCGGACTCTGACGGCGGGTCCAAGAACGAGTCTGATTCGGAGAACAGGAAGCTGCCTCTCGGATCGAGGACGGCGAGGAGCCGTCATGCGGTTGCTTCGCCTTCTCCGGTGGAGAAGGCGCAGAAGAATCAGGCGTTGGTGGAGAGAGAAGGCGGGGAAGTGGATGAAGGTGAAGGAGAAGAATCAGTTCAGAAGCCGTGGAATTTGAGGCCTAGAAAAGCGGTTTCGAAGAGTCCGATTGAGATCGGAGTGGCGCCTAAGAATGGAGAGTTGCAGGAAGCGGTTCCTGGAGTTCCGCACAGTGAGAATCAGCCGAAATCGCTGCGACTGCGTGGTTTCGCTGAATCGCATAGCTCggagaagaaggagaaaagGAAGTTTTGGATCTCCCTCTCCCGAGaggagattgaggaagacatcttTGTGATGACTGGATCGAAGCCTGCTCGGAGACCGAAGAAGAGAGCGAAGAATGTACAGAAGCAGCTTGAC AACGTTTTTCCTGGATTATGGCTGGTTGGGGTTACACCGGATTCTTACCGACTTCCTGATGCTCCGGCGAAG AGGTAG